One window from the genome of Magnolia sinica isolate HGM2019 chromosome 4, MsV1, whole genome shotgun sequence encodes:
- the LOC131242959 gene encoding anamorsin homolog, whose translation MILLQTPLSNKPTDEPSFTHERKLLLTGFVEAQVLQVKPFVPLVDTKSFTIRAKKPSWEMGSSFSIKTTANSLPKVQIDDDSDLIDEDSFPSDEDLKKPQLPLVGDCEVGGKRKACKNCTCGLAEAVEKVQKLGLIAEQLNNPQSACGNCGLGDAFRCSGCPYKGLPLFKLGEKVSLPGNFLAADI comes from the exons ATGATCCTCCTGCAGACACCTCTGTCTAATAAGCCCACGGATGAG CCAAGCTTCACACATGAGCGCAAGCTACTCTTGACAGGATTTGTAGAGGCACAAGTTCTCCAAGTGAAACCATTTGTACCGCTGGTTGACACCAAATCTTTTACT ATTAGGGCCAAGAAGCCTTCTTGGGAGATGGGATCATCTTTTTCCATTAAGACAACAGCTAATAGTTTGCCCAAAGTTCAGATTGATGATGATTCAGATCTGATTGATGAAGATAGTTTCCCAAGTGACGAAGACTTGAAGAAACCCCAACTGCCACTTG TGGGTGATTGTGAAGTTGGAGGCAAAAGGAAAGCATGCAAAAACTGCACCTGTGGTCTTGCTGAGGCAGTGGAGAAAGTGCAGAAGCTTGGGCTGATTGCAGAGCAGCTGAATAATCCTCAATCCGCATGCGGCAAT TGTGGACTTGGTGATGCATTCCGGTGTAGTGGATGCCCTTACAAGGGTCTCCCCCTATTCAAACTAGGTGAAAAG GTATCACTACCCGGAAACTTCCTTGCAGCTGATATATAA
- the LOC131242958 gene encoding protein COFACTOR ASSEMBLY OF COMPLEX C SUBUNIT B CCB3, chloroplastic, with translation MAFQYSPIFPATYNRLQTSQGLAPLVSRPGNSYLLKSSSPSFFQIFENGSGSTRRKLLSSSGIRSTSLFNVVVSRSIELTPPSASAFPQPGDVSRSLQSLASDLPEKTHTISEHLHRLVLADVDPATAKLAIGIVGPLLSALSFLFIVRIVMSWYPKLPVDKFPYVLAYAPTEPLLIPTRKVIPPLGGVDVTPVVWFGLVSFLNEILVGPQGLLVLLSQQV, from the exons atggCATTTCAGTACTCCCCCATCTTCCCTGCGACTTACAATCGCCTCCAAACCTCGCAAG GCCTTGCTCCTTTGGTTTCCAGACCTGGAAATTCCTACCTCCTAAAATCGTCGTCTCCCAGTTTCTTCCAAATCTTT GAAAATGGAAGCGGGTCAACAAGAAGAAAATTGCTGAGCAGTTCGGGCATCCGAAGTACCAGCCTCTTCAATGTTGTGGTATCTCGAAGCATTGAACTTACACCTCCAAGTGCATCTGCTTTTCCACAACCAGGTGATGTATCCAGAAGTCTGCAGAGTCTTGCATCTGATTTACCAGAAAAAACGCATACTATATCAGAACATTTGCATAGATTAGTGCTAGCAGATGTAGACCCTGCAACGGCAAAGCTAGCAATCGGAATTGTAGGACCGCTACTATCGGCTCTCAGCTTTCTATTTATCGTGAGGATAGTTATGTCTTGGTACCCCAAGCTTCCGGTGGACAAGTTCCCTTACGTTCTTGCATATGCACCTACAGAACCACTGCTAATCCCAACGAGGAAAGTGATACCACCTCTCGGGGGTGTGGATGTGACACCAGTGGTGTGGTTTGGACTGGTGAGTTTCTTGAACGAAATATTAGTGGGCCCACAAGGGCTTCTTGTCCTTCTATCTCAGCAAGTTTAG